From Gammaproteobacteria bacterium, the proteins below share one genomic window:
- a CDS encoding NADH-quinone oxidoreductase subunit C has translation MSWSGFVNIIEKHFGDKASNIAVAYDEITIEVPCATLREVALVLRDHDDFRFEQLIDLCGIDYSAYGVADWETHAATEHGFERAVMPAAERHAVRQGPRFASVVHLLSIVHNRRIRVRTFAEDDEFPVVPSLVDIWASANWYEREAFDLFGIMYEGHPDLRRILTDYGFVGHPFRKDFPLIGHVEMRYDAAERRCVYEKVSIEPRVLVPRVIREETRFGAASKEEQNDG, from the coding sequence ATGAGCTGGTCAGGTTTCGTCAATATCATTGAAAAACACTTCGGCGATAAAGCCTCAAATATCGCTGTGGCTTACGATGAAATTACCATTGAAGTCCCCTGCGCCACTCTACGCGAAGTGGCGTTGGTGTTAAGGGACCATGACGACTTTCGATTTGAGCAGTTGATCGACCTTTGTGGCATTGATTACAGCGCCTACGGTGTCGCCGACTGGGAAACCCATGCGGCAACAGAACACGGATTTGAGCGTGCTGTCATGCCAGCAGCAGAGCGCCATGCCGTGCGGCAAGGCCCAAGATTCGCGTCAGTAGTACACCTTTTGTCGATTGTCCATAACCGGCGCATTCGCGTTCGAACTTTTGCTGAGGATGACGAGTTTCCGGTGGTGCCAAGTCTCGTCGATATCTGGGCGTCGGCGAATTGGTATGAACGTGAGGCGTTCGATTTGTTTGGAATTATGTATGAAGGCCACCCCGACCTGCGGAGAATTCTGACGGATTACGGTTTTGTTGGTCATCCCTTCCGCAAAGACTTTCCTCTCATTGGCCATGTGGAAATGCGCTACGACGCGGCCGAGCGTCGATGCGTTTACGAAAAGGTATCCATCGAACCGAGAGTTCTTGTTCCGCGCGTAATTCGTGAGGAAACACGCTTTGGCGCGGCCAGCAAAGAGGAGCAGAACGATGGCTGA
- a CDS encoding NADH-quinone oxidoreductase subunit B — protein sequence MGIEGVLKEGFVTTTLDTVINWARTGSMWPMTFGLACCAVEMMQAGASRYDLDRFGVVFRPSPRQSDVMIVAGTLTNKMAPALRRVYDQMAEPRWVISMGSCANGGGYYHYSYAVVRGCDRIVPVDVYVPGCPPTAEALIYGIIQLQNKIRRTNTIARQDADNQEGAAA from the coding sequence ATGGGAATAGAAGGCGTTCTCAAAGAAGGCTTTGTCACGACCACCCTAGACACTGTCATTAACTGGGCCCGAACGGGGTCGATGTGGCCGATGACGTTTGGCTTGGCATGTTGCGCGGTGGAAATGATGCAGGCCGGTGCAAGCCGTTACGATTTGGACCGGTTTGGCGTAGTGTTTCGACCGAGTCCGCGACAATCGGACGTGATGATCGTTGCTGGCACGTTAACCAATAAAATGGCGCCAGCACTTCGCCGTGTTTATGATCAGATGGCCGAACCCCGTTGGGTGATTTCGATGGGATCATGTGCCAATGGCGGTGGTTACTACCATTATTCCTATGCGGTGGTGCGCGGCTGTGATCGTATCGTGCCGGTGGATGTCTATGTTCCTGGTTGCCCGCCGACCGCTGAGGCACTGATTTACGGCATCATTCAGTTGCAAAATAAAATTCGCCGAACGAACACGATTGCGCGACAGGACGCCGATAATCAAGAAGGGGCGGCGGCATGA
- a CDS encoding NADH-quinone oxidoreductase subunit A, whose amino-acid sequence MLENYLPILVFLIIGLMVGSVAILAGYILGPHKPDPDKLAPFECGFDPFEDARMKFDVRFYLVAILFIIFDLEIAFLFPWAIVIDSIGWFGFWTMMVFLGLLVVGFLYEWKKGALEWE is encoded by the coding sequence ATGCTCGAAAACTACCTTCCGATATTGGTATTCCTGATCATAGGTCTGATGGTTGGCTCGGTGGCCATTCTGGCTGGTTACATCCTTGGACCACACAAACCCGATCCCGATAAGCTCGCCCCATTTGAATGCGGTTTTGACCCGTTTGAAGATGCGCGCATGAAATTTGACGTGCGTTTTTATCTGGTCGCCATCCTTTTCATTATTTTTGACTTGGAAATCGCATTCTTGTTCCCGTGGGCGATCGTCATTGACTCGATCGGCTGGTTCGGGTTCTGGACAATGATGGTTTTCCTCGGCCTGCTTGTCGTGGGCTTTTTGTATGAGTGGAAGAAAGGAGCCCTAGAATGGGAATAG